The proteins below are encoded in one region of Thermococcus peptonophilus:
- a CDS encoding CBS domain-containing protein produces the protein MDLRAPIRVYMTKKLIGVRPDDTVKRAGEVMVEFDIGSLVVVNDEGNVVGFLTKGDIIKRLVIPGLPNTTPVKEIMTKDLVTVPSTASVGEVLDILSKKGIKHILVEEDGKIVGIFSISDLLEASRRRLETAIAAE, from the coding sequence GTGGACCTTAGGGCGCCCATAAGGGTGTATATGACTAAAAAGTTGATAGGAGTGAGGCCCGACGACACGGTGAAGAGGGCAGGGGAAGTAATGGTCGAGTTCGACATAGGCTCTCTCGTCGTGGTTAATGATGAGGGCAACGTTGTGGGGTTCCTAACCAAGGGCGACATAATCAAGAGGCTCGTTATCCCGGGCTTACCGAACACCACCCCCGTAAAGGAGATAATGACAAAAGACCTTGTAACCGTGCCCTCAACTGCCTCCGTAGGTGAAGTCCTTGACATACTATCAAAGAAGGGCATCAAACACATTCTCGTCGAGGAGGATGGGAAGATAGTGGGTATATTCTCGATAAGCGACCTCCTTGAGGCGAGCAGGAGAAGGCTTGAAACGGCCATAGCCGCGGAGTGA